The proteins below are encoded in one region of Pseudophryne corroboree isolate aPseCor3 chromosome 8, aPseCor3.hap2, whole genome shotgun sequence:
- the ALAD gene encoding delta-aminolevulinic acid dehydratase: MQADGILHSGYFHPVLRAWQASATSLHATNLMYPIFITDNPDAVEPIHSLPGQARHGVNKLEQLLRPLVEDGLKCVLIFGVPGKVAKDDRGSQADSDDTPAILAIRKIRTVFPQLLITCDVCLCPYTSHGHCGILREDGSIQNETSCQRLAEVALAYARAGCHVVAPSDMMDGRIGAIKKALISNDLGNKVSVMSYSAKFASCFYGPFRDAAQSKPAFGDRKCYQLPPGARGLASRAVDRDVREGADMLMVKPGMPYLDLVREVKDKHPDLPLAVYHVSGEYAMLWHGAQAGAFDLKVAVLEAMTGFRRAGADIIITYYVPQLLKWIKEL, translated from the exons ATGCAGGCTGACGGCATATTGCACAGTGGCTACTTCCACCCGGTTCTCCGCGCCTGGCAGGCTTCTGCCACCAGCCTCCATGCCACCAATCTCATGTACCCCATCTTCATCAC AGACAATCCTGATGCCGTTGAACCGATTCACAGTCTGCCCGGGCAGGCCAG GCATGGAGTGAACAAGCTGGAGCAGTTGCTGCGCCCCCTGGTGGAGGACGGTCTGAAGTGCGTGCTGATCTTTGGCGTCCCTGGCAAAGTTGCAAAG GATGATCGAGGCTCGCAGGCGGACTCGGATGATACTCCAGCGATCCTGGCTATACGGAAGATCCGCACCGTCTTTCCCCAGCTGCTCATTACCTGTGACGTGTGTCTCTGCCCCTATACGTCCCACGGACACTGTG GGATTCTGCGAGAAGATGGCAGCATTCAGAACGAGACCAGCTGCCAGCGGCTGGCAGAGGTGGCATTGGCTTACGCCCGTGCAG GATGCCATGTGGTGGCACCATCTGATATGATGGATGGCAGGATTGGCGCCATTAAGAAGGCTTTGATATCCAATGACCTAGGAAACAAG GTGTCGGTCATGAGCTACAGTGCAAAGTTTGCCTCTTGCTTCTACGGCCCGTTCAG AGATGCGGCACAGTCCAAACCTGCGTTTGGAGATCGGAAATGTTACCAGTTGCCTCCTGGTGCAAGAGGACTGGCCAGCAGGGCGGTG GACCGGGATGTACGTGAAGGAGCAGACATGCTTATGGTGAAGCCGGGAATGCCGTATTTGGACCTTGTGAGAGAAGTGAAGGACAAG CACCCGGACCTCCCACTAGCTGTGTATCACGTGTCAGGGGAATACGCCATGCTCTGGCATGGCGCACAAGCGGGAGCCTTTGACCTGAAGGTTGCCGTACTGGAGGCCATGACCGGATTCCGGAGAGCCG GTGCTGACATCATTATA